In the genome of Chaetodon auriga isolate fChaAug3 chromosome 15, fChaAug3.hap1, whole genome shotgun sequence, one region contains:
- the samsn1b gene encoding SAM domain-containing protein SAMSN-1b, whose translation MNLFCFTLEGSTDSIYEPAYSQTFKEVLPKYQCSPALRSCKPEWGGSDPSINSDQPQGSIKAIKRNNRRSCVPTSALDNETLDMCKAPRQSSVLTRDDRAKELNSDRTQTRLLPAEVGETAADTAQSIHNTGRLKKLQNLVQTQKGHQSGAGKEKSTSENNASDHLSNVLSNNNPVLTCIGLGKRTEKKPSKTAPSPQQQQQAKGVHEDSEDEGGWSPRLGNYLWSPFECPQPWTPFYHTCHQPRHELWVCGGTLSLPRTTEWDRFESLIQELDSKQSDLSPPQTGCRPITDLQRSQNTLTRFGRFDAFRQHSPLMKPLDNGSSLQQQEQNGDPTMLRLPRREMETSSHGDREHVKASPEKRITAIINGNTQKDEADRRGVGGGRPFTKGHRGCSNSLESLYSLNSGQSSSSGVTSGSDCSSNRDSLRLEDDLLYARQFCGRARVHTDFVPSPYDTESLKLKVGDVIDIIAKPPMGIWTGMLNNRMGNFKFIYVDVLTEESLDTHEDTCTHRVRQKSTVQEVLKRLSLEEYSSSLQLHGYQTVDDLMRLREHHLTELNVTDPEHRHCLLAAVDSLQQLRSDSQMENEANQEAETPSENMKADMNNCPRDSGCHMPSDGSDNSTEDTDLHFICEHPLPAEMTAS comes from the exons ATGAACCTGTTCTGCTTCACACTG gAGGGCTCCACAGATAGCATATATGAACCAGCCTACAGCCAAACATTCAAGGAAGTCCTACCCAAGTACCAGTGCAGCCCTGCTCTTAGGAGCTGTAAGCCTGAATGGGGCGGCTCAGATCCATCCATAAACTCT GACCAACCTCAAGGctcaataaaagcaataaaaaggaATAATAGAAG gTCATGTGTACCAACATCAGCCTTGGACAATGAAACATTAG ATATGTGCAAAGCTCCCCGTCAGAGCAGCGTGTTGACAAGAGATGACAGAGCGAAGGAGCTGAACTCTGACAGGACACAGACCCGTCTGCTACCAGCTGAG GTTGGTGAAACTGCAGCTGACACAGCACAATCAATACACAATACAGGAAGACTAAAAAAGTTGCAGAATCTGGTGCAAACACAGAAGGGACATCAGAGTGGAgctggaaaagagaaaagcacatCTGAGAACAATG CTTCAGATCATCTGTCAAATGTGTTGAGTAACAACAATCCAGTGCTAACCTGCATTGGCCTGGGgaagagaacagagaagaagcCCTCTAAAACTGCTccatcaccacagcagcagcaacaagccaAAGGTGTCCATGAAGAttcagaggatgaaggaggTTGGAGTCCACGGCTTGGAAATTACCTGTGGAGCCCATTTGAGTGTCCACAGCCCTGGACTCCTTTCTACCACACCTGTCACCAACCTCGACATGAACTGTGGGTCTGCGGCGGCACCTTGTCGCTGCCCCGGACGACAGAATGGGATCGATTTGAGAGTTTGATCCAGGAACTGGACAGCAAACAGTCTGATCTGTCTCCCCcacaaacaggctgcagacCCATCACAGATCTGCAGCGCTCACAAAACACA TTGACCAGATTTGGGAGATTTGACGCCTTCAGACAGCACTCGCCTTTAATGAAACCACTGGATAATGGGAGCTCTCTG CAACAGCAGGAGCAGAATGGTGATCCAACAATGCTGAGGCTGCcgaggagggagatggagacgTCATCACATGGTGACAGGGAGCACGTCAAGGCCTCACCAGAGAAAAGGATCACAGCCATCATT aatggaaacacacagaaagatgaagcagacagaagaggagtTGGCGGTGGAAGACCATTTACTAAAGGACACAGGGGGTGCAGTAACTCTCTGGAAAGCCTCTACAGCCTTAACAGTGGACAAAGCTCCTCAA GTGGAGTCACCAGTGGGTCAGACTGCTCCAGTAACAGAGACAGTCTGAGGCTGGAGGACGATCTATTGTACGCAAGACAGTTCTGTGGTAGAGCCAGAGTCCATACAGACTTTGTGCCAAGTCCATATGACACCGAATCCCTAAAACTCAAG GTGGGAGATGTGATTGACATCATTGCCAAGCCCCCGATGGGAATATGGACAGGTATGCTGAATAACAGAATGGGGAATTTCAAGTTCATTTATGTGGATGTGCTGACAGAGGAGAGTCTTGACACACACGAGGACACATGTACCCACAGAGTGAGGCAAAAATCAACTGTCCAGGAAGTGTTAAAGCGCCTTAGCTTGGAG GAGTATTCCTCatctctgcagcttcatggtTACCAAACAGTGGATGACTTGATGAGGCTGCGGGAGCATCACCTGACGGAGCTGAATGTGACTGATCCAGAGCACAGGCACTGTCTGCTCGCCGCTGTCGACTCTCTGCAGCAACTGCGCT